The following are from one region of the Halopiger xanaduensis SH-6 genome:
- a CDS encoding DUF6884 domain-containing protein, which produces MSRPKICTVVSCGETKVDLPAGASTEARLLYDSSVHTCKDRYGCHSDGYYIMSAEYGLVHNQTEIAHYDKTLDEMSDMAIRAWGRSVADDLANVLENRGFDAVVLIGSKTYVGALRPHFDSLPAAVLTPWQTSDYVTGVGRGMAWCNDELNWPENVSIAEEIGTVVSEA; this is translated from the coding sequence ATGAGCCGCCCAAAAATCTGCACTGTCGTGTCCTGCGGTGAGACCAAAGTCGACCTCCCGGCCGGCGCCTCAACCGAGGCCCGCCTGCTGTACGACTCGAGCGTTCACACGTGCAAGGACCGCTACGGCTGCCACTCGGACGGCTACTACATCATGAGCGCGGAGTACGGCCTCGTTCACAACCAGACCGAGATTGCGCACTACGACAAGACGCTCGACGAAATGAGCGACATGGCGATCCGTGCGTGGGGCCGATCGGTTGCCGACGACCTCGCGAACGTGCTCGAGAATCGGGGCTTCGACGCGGTCGTGTTGATCGGCAGCAAGACCTACGTCGGGGCGCTGCGGCCGCACTTCGATTCGCTTCCGGCGGCCGTGCTGACGCCGTGGCAGACGTCCGACTACGTGACCGGCGTCGGTCGCGGTATGGCGTGGTGCAATGACGAACTGAACTGGCCGGAAAACGTCTCGATCGCCGAAGAAATCGGAACGGTCGTCTCGGAGGCATAA